One Rissa tridactyla isolate bRisTri1 chromosome 1, bRisTri1.patW.cur.20221130, whole genome shotgun sequence DNA segment encodes these proteins:
- the ZBTB20 gene encoding zinc finger and BTB domain-containing protein 20, translated as MTERIHSINLHNFSNSVLETLNEQRNRGHFCDVTVRIHGSMLRAHRCVLAAGSPFFQDKLLLGYSDIEIPSVVSVQSVQKLIDFMYSGVLRVSQSEALQILTAASILQIKTVIDECTRIVSQNVGEVYPVIQDSGQETPRGTPESGTSGQSTDTESGYLQSHSQHSVDRIYSALYACSMQNGSGERSFYSGAVVSHHETALGLPRDHHMEDPSWITRIHERSQQMERYLSTTPETTHCRKQPRPVRIQTLMGNIHIKQEMEDDYDYYGQQRVQILERNESEECTEDTDQAEGTESEPKGESFDSGVSSSIGTEPDSMEQQFMAGLGRDGQQEPSQADQNDAPADGTQPQQQQQHVDANSSSPERSNDVEMDSKVLTVNNSTEKGALQPSVNTTVAQPLPTTQIYLRQTETLTSNLRMPLTLTSNTQVIGTAGNTYLPALFTTQSAGSGPKPFLFSLPQPLAGQQTQFVTVSQPGLSTFTAQLPAPQPLAPSAGHSTAGGQGEKKPYECTLCNKTFTAKQNYVKHMFVHTGEKPHQCSICWRSFSLKDYLIKHMVTHTGVRAYQCSICNKRFTQKSSLNVHMRLHRGEKSYECYICKKKFSHKTLLERHVALHSATNGTPGATGTGARAVPAGVVACTEGTTYVCSVCPAKFDQIEHFNDHMRMHVSDG; from the exons ATGACAGAGCGCATTCATAGCATCAACCTTCACAATTTCAGCAATTCTGTGCTCGAGACCCTCAACGAGCAGCGCAACCGTGGCCACTTCTGTGACGTGACGGTCCGCATCCACGGGAGCATGCTACGCGCCCACCGTTGTGTGCTGGCGGCTGGCAGCCCCTTCTTccaggacaagctgctgctgggCTACAGTGACATTGAGATCCCCTCAGTGGTGTCAGTCCAGTCTGTGCAAAAGCTCATTGACTTCATGTACAGCGGGGTGCTGCGGGTCTCACAGTCGGAGGCCCTCCAGATCCTCACAGCTGCCAGCATCCTGCAGATCAAGACTGTGATTGATGAGTGCACAAGGATTGTCTCACAAAATGTGGGAGAGGTCTACCCAGTGATTCAGGATTCTGGCCAGGAGACACCCAGGGGAACACCCGAATCAGGCACCTCGGGGCAGAGCACCGACACAGAGTCTGGCTACCTGCAGAGCCATTCACAGCACAGCGTGGACAGGATCTATTCAGCCCTCTATGCCTGTTCCATGCAAAATGGCAGTGGGGAGCGCTCCTTTTACAGTGGAGCTGTGGTCAGCCACCATGAAACAgccctggggctccccagggaCCATCATATGGAAGATCCCAGCTGGATTACCCGCATCCACGAACGGTCGCAACAGATGGAGCGGTATCTCTCCACCACTCCAGAGACTACACACTGCCGCAAGCAACCACGCCCTGTCCGAATTCAAACCCTGATGGGCAACATCCATATTAAGCAGGAGATGGAGGATGACTATGACTACTATGGCCAACAAAGGGTGCAGATCCTTGAACGCAATGAGTCCGAGGAATGCACCGAGGACACTGACCAAGCAGAAGGCACTGAGAGTGAGCCCAAAGGGGAGAGTTTTGACTCGGGAGTCAGTTCCTCCATTGGAACTGAGCCTGATTCCATGGAGCAGCAGTTTATGGCTGGTCTGGGCCGAGATGGGCAGCAAGAACCTTCTCAAGCAGATCAAAATGATGCCCCTGCTGATGGCActcagccgcagcagcagcagcagcatgtagATGCCAACTCTTCCTCGCCAGAGAGAAGCAATGACGTTGAAATGGACAGCAAAGTGCTCACAGTCAATAACAGCACCGAAAAGGGGGCTTTGCAGCCTTCTGTCAACACAACTGTTGCCCAACCATTGCCAACCACACAGATATACTTACGCCAGACAGAAACCCTCACCAGCAATCTGAGGATGCCACTGACTCTGACCAGCAACACTCAGGTCATTGGTACAGCTGGCAACACCTACCTGCCTGCCCTTTTCACCACACAGTCTGCTGGCAGTGGCCCTAAGCCTTTTCTCTTTAGCCTGCCCCAGCCTTTAGCTGGCCAACAGACACAGTTTGTCACAGTGTCCCAGCCTGGCCTGTCAACCTTTactgcccagctgccagccccacagcccttggcCCCATCTGCGGGCCACAGCACAGCAGGTGGGCAAGGCGAAAAAAAGCCTTACGAGTGCACTCTCTGTAACAAGACTTTCACCGCCAAACAGAACTACGTCAAGCACATGTTTGTACACACAG GTGAGAAACCCCACCAATGCAGCATCTGTTGGCGCTCCTTCTCTTTAAAGGATTACCTAATCAAACACATGGTGACGCACACTGGCGTGAGGGCATACCAGTGCAGTATCTGCAACAAGCGCTTCACCCAGAAGAGCTCCCTTAATGTGCACATGCGCCTCCACCGCGGGGAGAAGTCCTACGAGTGCTACATCTGCAAGAAGAAATTCTCCCACAAGACCCTGCTGGAGAGGCATGTGGCTCTGCACAGCGCCACCAACGGCACACCCGGAGCCACCGGCACTGGCGCCAGGGCCGTCCCTGCTGGCGTGGTGGCCTGCACGGAGGGGACCACGTACGTCTGCTCTGTCTGTCCAGCTAAGTTTGACCAAATCGAGCATTTCAACGACCACATGAGGATGCATGTGTCAGACGGATAA